One genomic window of Actinoalloteichus hoggarensis includes the following:
- a CDS encoding GTP-binding protein: MGFAGSEPQRTPAASKHATTSTKIVVAGGFGVGKTTFVGSVSEIVPLTTEAVMTEASVGVDDLSATPGKVTTTVAMDFGRVSLDSDLILYLFGTPGQHRFWFMWDDLVKGAIGAVVLVDSRRLADAFASIDFFDDRELPYVVALNCFDGVLHHRIEDVREALTIDDSVPIVVCDARNRDSTKQALITLVEHAMRQWMAVRATG; this comes from the coding sequence GTGGGCTTCGCAGGCTCTGAACCCCAGCGGACTCCGGCCGCCAGCAAGCACGCCACCACGTCGACGAAGATCGTCGTGGCAGGTGGCTTCGGGGTTGGTAAGACGACGTTCGTCGGCTCGGTCTCCGAGATCGTGCCGCTCACCACCGAGGCGGTGATGACCGAGGCGAGCGTGGGCGTCGACGACCTGAGTGCCACCCCCGGCAAGGTCACCACCACGGTGGCGATGGACTTCGGTCGTGTCTCGCTGGACAGCGACCTGATCCTCTACCTGTTCGGCACGCCCGGTCAGCACAGGTTCTGGTTCATGTGGGACGACCTGGTGAAGGGCGCCATCGGCGCGGTCGTGCTGGTGGACAGCAGACGACTGGCCGACGCCTTCGCCTCGATCGACTTCTTCGATGACCGTGAACTGCCGTATGTCGTCGCGCTGAACTGCTTCGACGGCGTGCTGCACCACCGGATCGAGGACGTTCGGGAGGCGTTGACGATCGACGACTCCGTGCCGATCGTGGTGTGCGACGCGCGGAACAGGGACTCGACCAAGCAGGCCCTGATCACGCTGGTCGAGCACGCGATGCGGCAGTGGATGGCGGTTCGCGCCACTGGATGA
- a CDS encoding ABC transporter permease has translation MRSVLRGLVGLACFLVLCEVVSRSGLVPSYYLPPPSVVLTTLGGLLVDQSFLLHIIATVLAWLIAMGIAIAIAVPAGLLLGSIKAVRVATRSVIEFLRPIPSVALIPLALVLLGTGPETKIVLAVYAAIWPIMFNTIYALDEMDSMMVDTARSFRLGRLRTLATVALPNSAPFIATGIRVAASIALILVISTELLAGGKVGLGVFILEASSSGGRMDFVLAGTVVAGIVGYLVNELLERAQRRWLGWDNTVEAVR, from the coding sequence ATGCGTTCGGTTCTTCGCGGACTGGTCGGACTGGCCTGCTTTCTCGTCCTGTGCGAGGTCGTCAGCCGGTCCGGCCTGGTCCCCTCGTACTATCTCCCCCCGCCGTCGGTCGTCCTGACCACACTCGGCGGCCTGCTCGTCGACCAGTCCTTCCTGCTCCACATCATCGCGACCGTCCTGGCATGGCTGATCGCGATGGGCATCGCCATCGCCATCGCGGTACCCGCCGGACTGCTGCTCGGCAGCATCAAGGCGGTGCGGGTCGCGACCCGCTCGGTCATCGAGTTCCTGCGGCCCATCCCGTCGGTGGCGCTGATCCCCTTGGCGCTGGTCCTGCTGGGCACCGGACCCGAGACCAAGATCGTCCTCGCGGTCTACGCCGCGATCTGGCCGATCATGTTCAACACCATCTACGCGTTGGACGAGATGGACTCGATGATGGTCGACACCGCTCGATCGTTCCGGCTCGGCAGACTCCGCACCCTGGCCACCGTGGCGCTGCCCAACTCGGCGCCGTTCATCGCCACCGGCATCCGGGTGGCAGCCTCCATCGCGTTGATCCTGGTCATCAGCACCGAGCTCCTCGCGGGCGGCAAGGTCGGACTCGGCGTCTTCATCCTCGAAGCCAGTTCCAGCGGCGGCCGGATGGACTTCGTCCTGGCCGGAACCGTGGTCGCGGGCATCGTCGGTTATCTGGTCAACGAACTGCTGGAGCGGGCTCAACGACGCTGGCTCGGCTGGGACAACACCGTCGAGGCCGTCCGGTGA
- a CDS encoding helicase-associated domain-containing protein: MPGTSLADWLRDQDDAMLAALLRARPDLATPAPPDTTVLATRAGIGVSVARACEELDAFSLAVLEALLVADADQQPVGEKTIIELMGDGVSGDRVRDGLAALRARALVWGVDPTLSVVPAAREAIGPFPAGLGRPAPHLDRQDLAAVVADLSDAERRLLGALASGAPVGQTKDAGTVVPLDRASTPVQRLLAAGLLLRRDAETVELPRQLGLLLRGDRPLGPVPVDPPVLDTVRRSTADADATAAGEALELCRHVETLLRLWSTEPPPVLRSGGLGVRELRRAARAMEATEPRATLIIELAVAAGLVAAGDETEPHWLLTVAADTWIASPAEQRWATVASAWLEMPRLPALAGGRDERDRLLSVLAEELRRPRAPLARRRALAELAGLPEDTALRSDDSLVELLAWRAPRQGGRLRDDQVRWALSESASVGISAVGRLSSAGRALLDAGQAEAARLMGAAMPSPLDHILVQADLTVIAPGPLESDLASEMALVADVESAGSATVYRVSETSVRRALDAGRSATELHDLFAERSKTPVPQSLTYLIDDVARRHGRLRGGAAASFLRCEDPVLLSEVLGRPEAAQWELRRLAPTVLVSALPLVELLDGLRAAGLAPVAEGLDGRLLDLRPPGRRLPRRSGSGRRAASPAPIDEERLTEVVAGIRIGDHTSAVRRGASASTAAEGHPVSPTVTLVREAVRSRSRLWIGFVNSHGVATQRIVDPVTISGGFLEGFDRSVGAVQRYPLHRISSAALVEDAQDTEEAARSTSSTE; encoded by the coding sequence ATGCCCGGCACCTCACTGGCCGACTGGTTGCGTGACCAGGACGACGCGATGCTCGCCGCACTGCTGCGCGCTCGACCTGACCTGGCCACCCCTGCTCCGCCCGACACGACGGTCCTCGCCACCCGCGCGGGCATCGGGGTCTCCGTGGCCCGTGCCTGTGAGGAACTCGACGCCTTCAGCCTCGCCGTGCTGGAGGCGCTGCTCGTCGCGGACGCCGACCAGCAGCCGGTCGGAGAGAAGACGATCATCGAGCTGATGGGCGACGGAGTATCCGGGGACAGAGTTCGCGACGGGCTCGCCGCGCTGCGGGCCAGGGCGCTCGTCTGGGGCGTCGATCCGACACTGTCGGTGGTGCCCGCCGCCCGCGAGGCGATCGGCCCGTTCCCCGCCGGGCTGGGCCGGCCCGCACCGCATCTGGACCGACAGGATCTCGCGGCCGTCGTCGCCGACCTGTCCGACGCCGAGCGCAGGCTGCTCGGCGCGCTGGCCTCGGGCGCGCCGGTGGGCCAGACGAAGGACGCCGGGACGGTCGTCCCGCTCGACCGGGCCAGCACCCCCGTCCAACGGCTGCTGGCGGCCGGGCTACTGCTGCGTCGTGACGCCGAGACGGTGGAACTGCCCCGACAGCTCGGACTGCTGCTGCGTGGCGACCGGCCGCTCGGGCCGGTGCCGGTCGACCCGCCCGTGCTGGACACGGTGCGGCGGTCGACCGCGGACGCCGACGCCACCGCGGCGGGGGAGGCGCTGGAACTCTGCCGCCACGTCGAGACGCTGTTGCGCCTGTGGTCCACCGAACCGCCGCCGGTCCTGCGGTCGGGGGGCCTGGGCGTCCGCGAACTGCGGCGGGCCGCCCGCGCGATGGAGGCCACCGAGCCGCGGGCCACGCTGATCATCGAACTCGCGGTCGCCGCGGGCCTCGTCGCGGCGGGCGACGAGACCGAACCGCACTGGCTGCTGACCGTGGCCGCGGACACCTGGATCGCCTCCCCCGCCGAGCAGCGCTGGGCGACGGTGGCCTCCGCCTGGCTGGAGATGCCCCGGCTTCCCGCCCTGGCGGGCGGACGGGACGAACGAGATCGGCTGCTCTCCGTGCTCGCCGAGGAGCTGCGGCGCCCCCGTGCACCGCTCGCCCGCAGACGAGCCCTGGCCGAGCTGGCCGGGCTGCCCGAGGACACCGCCCTGCGTTCGGACGACTCGCTCGTGGAGCTGCTCGCCTGGCGGGCGCCGCGGCAGGGCGGCCGGTTACGAGACGATCAGGTCCGCTGGGCCCTGAGCGAGTCGGCGTCCGTCGGCATCAGCGCGGTCGGCAGGCTGTCCTCCGCCGGGCGGGCGCTGCTCGACGCCGGCCAGGCGGAGGCGGCCCGACTGATGGGGGCGGCGATGCCGTCGCCGCTGGACCACATCCTCGTCCAGGCCGACCTGACCGTGATCGCGCCGGGTCCGCTGGAGTCCGACCTCGCCTCGGAGATGGCCCTGGTCGCCGACGTGGAGTCGGCGGGCAGCGCCACGGTGTACCGGGTGAGCGAGACGAGTGTGCGGCGCGCCCTCGACGCGGGCCGCAGCGCGACCGAACTGCACGATCTCTTCGCGGAACGGTCCAAGACCCCGGTCCCGCAGTCGCTCACCTATCTGATCGACGACGTGGCCCGCAGGCACGGCAGGCTGCGTGGGGGCGCGGCGGCCTCGTTCCTGCGCTGTGAGGACCCGGTGCTGCTCAGCGAGGTGCTCGGCAGGCCGGAGGCCGCGCAGTGGGAGCTGCGCCGCCTCGCTCCGACGGTCCTGGTGAGCGCGCTGCCGCTCGTCGAGCTGCTGGACGGACTGCGGGCGGCCGGGCTGGCGCCGGTGGCCGAGGGGCTGGACGGGCGACTGCTGGACCTGCGTCCGCCGGGCCGCAGGCTCCCCCGACGCTCGGGCTCCGGCAGGCGCGCCGCCTCCCCCGCCCCCATCGACGAGGAGCGCCTCACCGAGGTCGTCGCCGGAATCCGGATCGGGGATCACACCTCCGCGGTGCGGCGCGGCGCCTCGGCGTCCACCGCGGCCGAGGGGCATCCGGTCTCGCCCACCGTCACGCTGGTACGGGAGGCGGTGCGCTCACGCAGCAGGCTCTGGATCGGCTTCGTGAACTCGCACGGCGTCGCCACGCAGCGGATCGTCGACCCGGTGACCATCAGCGGCGGCTTCCTGGAGGGATTCGATCGGAGCGTGGGAGCCGTGCAGCGGTATCCGCTGCATCGCATCAGCAGCGCGGCTCTCGTGGAGGACGCGCAGGACACCGAGGAGGCCGCACGCTCGACGAGTTCGACGGAATGA
- a CDS encoding ABC transporter substrate-binding protein: MAPRVGSGAPATKLARPARVATAIMATATLFATSACGLLDGSAGQEESSGGGGNGAVEQEVIRLGLLPVVDVASVHIAIEDGFFEEEGVEIELTSIQGAAAAMPSLEAGDLDIVFGNWVSIFAAHSALGNIKLVADSYYALPNTWMVMTTPDSGLTQPDDLMGKTIGVTSQGSLAEVTIKSVLRANDLDPNNVNFAEMGYPDMAAALDSGQVDAALMAEPFITNSELEIGAVPVFDAASGPTEEIPIAGFAAKDEWAEENPQTVAAFQRAFSRGQEVASSDRERVEQMVQEYASIEPETASLLNLGGWPTTLEASRLQRIPNLMLEYQLIDEPIEAESMILTPTRN, encoded by the coding sequence ATGGCCCCACGTGTGGGCTCCGGTGCGCCGGCCACCAAACTCGCCAGACCCGCCAGAGTCGCCACCGCCATCATGGCGACGGCGACTCTGTTCGCTACCAGCGCCTGCGGACTCCTCGACGGTTCCGCAGGTCAGGAGGAGAGCAGCGGCGGCGGCGGAAACGGCGCCGTGGAGCAGGAGGTCATCCGACTGGGACTACTCCCGGTCGTCGACGTCGCCTCCGTGCACATCGCCATCGAAGACGGATTCTTCGAGGAAGAGGGCGTCGAGATCGAGCTCACGTCCATTCAGGGCGCCGCGGCGGCGATGCCCTCGCTGGAGGCAGGCGATCTCGACATCGTCTTCGGTAACTGGGTGTCGATCTTCGCCGCACATTCGGCACTCGGCAACATCAAGCTCGTCGCCGACAGCTACTACGCGCTGCCCAACACCTGGATGGTGATGACCACGCCGGACAGCGGGCTCACCCAGCCGGACGACCTGATGGGCAAGACCATCGGCGTCACCAGCCAGGGCAGCCTGGCCGAGGTCACCATCAAGTCGGTGCTGCGGGCCAACGATCTCGACCCGAACAACGTCAACTTCGCCGAGATGGGCTACCCGGACATGGCGGCGGCGCTGGACTCCGGCCAGGTCGACGCGGCGCTGATGGCCGAGCCGTTCATCACCAACTCGGAGCTGGAGATCGGTGCCGTGCCGGTCTTCGACGCCGCGTCCGGCCCCACCGAGGAGATCCCGATCGCGGGCTTCGCGGCCAAGGACGAGTGGGCGGAGGAGAACCCGCAGACCGTCGCGGCGTTCCAGCGCGCCTTCTCCCGCGGCCAGGAGGTCGCCAGCTCCGACCGTGAGCGCGTCGAGCAGATGGTGCAGGAGTACGCGAGCATCGAGCCGGAGACCGCGTCGCTGCTGAACCTCGGCGGCTGGCCCACGACGCTGGAGGCGTCGCGGCTGCAGCGAATCCCGAACCTGATGCTGGAGTACCAGCTGATCGACGAGCCGATCGAGGCCGAGTCGATGATCCTCACGCCGACGCGAAACTGA
- a CDS encoding sensor histidine kinase: MARPEKPSQGRKPAPLELESEGVEDRQETAAPNEAAEASSQSSRQSGGTRSSRWQLRNWRLRTKLVAVLLLPTLAALFLGQLRVFDQIDAADEYARNVRGFDVVERSTDLIHELQRERDVASSYIARGRVGGAQAVDDQVVRVDQDVQRLRDSLGQLDDFDTQVITSRTRALERLGGLAGLRGAVRETQYSETAAIKTYTSIIQFLLQMNRDIVASITDSAVSAPARATEALARAKEEIAQQRATLLAAGHRDELREIHFQQLQASNAQFSAAVNEFYAIASPSEANLYSDTVAGPAVDDVNSIKGITLVRHQNGIPLGLNSVLWDQSASTTIGLTREVELELQGDLRARGESLADQARMTAFRDAALVLGFLVGALVLMLFVARSMLRPLRVLRKSALEVAHERLPSVIAQMRETENDIPKVTVQSVDIHTREEIGQLARAFDAVHNEAVRLAAEQALLRANVNAMFVNLSRRSQTLVERQLGLIDRLERDEQDPDQLANLFELDHLATRMRRNSENLLVLAGTETTRRMARPVPVTDILGAAVSEVEQYARVTVSATPELMVQGRAVNDLVHLIAELLDNATALSDPQTKVTVRTAHSRKNELIIEITDRGVGMADDELAEVNERLANPPRVDVGVSRRMGLYVVAQLAKRHEIRVRLRSEYLEGGIIALVVVPSNLVVRPTSLRSSGHTGTQALAAPRENLALPTVVDDHTGGDSGAGSLPALPSVAPEPGPMEPFGEQLPSDPALSDIAKSDSTDYFGFYGESAESELRGGYRNPAEEEQPQSGGPGGRPAPEDTAYFTAAEMDDAQEPDEDEWEAQFPQQDHPQAEAAASHDDGRQGAVSRAPVADERSSGAAKAQTDFDAPTERLPIYEAVLSQWFQAGDGAAPQEQPNGSAASARQKNTAPKDPAARNTPAAPQRNGVPPTQQQAPQRREAAAPPPAARRRPPQAQPDATQRPVPPAAGRTPSAADATPGAAPTRRQPVRSERPTSTATPSEGQGWHSAGDDGWEAAKTVLAQTPEGVTQAGLPKRVPKAKLMPGSVAPQTKTQRQAAPEQSDAPPRSAEMIRGKMSNFQQGLRKGRHHRVDALAAPGSSTDPSHQSASRHDEEQE, translated from the coding sequence GTGGCACGCCCCGAAAAGCCTTCGCAGGGCAGAAAGCCCGCTCCGCTCGAACTGGAGAGCGAAGGAGTGGAAGACCGCCAGGAAACGGCGGCACCGAACGAGGCCGCCGAGGCCTCGTCGCAGAGCAGCAGGCAGTCCGGCGGGACCCGAAGCTCCCGGTGGCAGCTGCGCAACTGGCGCCTGCGCACCAAGCTCGTCGCGGTCCTGCTGCTGCCGACGCTGGCCGCGCTCTTCTTAGGTCAGCTTCGAGTCTTCGACCAGATCGACGCGGCCGACGAGTACGCCCGCAACGTCCGGGGCTTCGACGTCGTCGAGCGCAGCACCGACCTGATCCACGAACTGCAGCGCGAACGGGACGTCGCGTCGTCCTACATCGCCAGGGGCCGGGTCGGCGGCGCTCAGGCGGTCGACGACCAGGTCGTCCGAGTCGATCAGGACGTGCAACGGCTGCGGGACAGCCTCGGCCAGCTCGACGACTTCGACACACAGGTGATCACCAGTCGCACCAGGGCGCTGGAGCGTCTCGGCGGTCTGGCGGGCCTGCGCGGCGCGGTCCGGGAGACGCAGTACTCCGAGACCGCGGCGATCAAGACCTACACGAGCATCATCCAGTTCCTGTTGCAGATGAACCGGGACATCGTCGCGTCGATCACCGACAGCGCCGTCAGCGCTCCCGCGAGGGCGACGGAGGCGCTCGCCAGGGCCAAGGAGGAGATCGCTCAACAACGGGCGACCCTGTTGGCGGCCGGACATCGGGACGAGCTGCGGGAGATCCATTTCCAGCAGCTCCAGGCGTCCAACGCGCAGTTCTCGGCGGCGGTCAACGAGTTCTACGCCATCGCCAGCCCGAGTGAGGCCAACCTCTACAGCGACACCGTGGCGGGTCCTGCGGTCGACGACGTGAACAGCATCAAGGGGATCACCCTGGTCCGGCACCAGAACGGCATTCCGCTGGGGCTGAACTCCGTGCTGTGGGACCAGTCGGCCAGCACCACGATCGGCCTGACGCGTGAGGTCGAGCTGGAGCTCCAGGGAGACCTGCGGGCGCGCGGAGAATCGCTGGCCGATCAGGCCAGGATGACCGCTTTCCGGGACGCGGCCCTCGTGCTCGGCTTCCTCGTCGGCGCGCTGGTGCTGATGCTCTTCGTCGCCCGATCCATGCTGCGTCCGCTGCGGGTGCTGCGGAAGTCGGCGCTGGAGGTGGCGCACGAGCGCCTGCCGTCGGTCATCGCCCAGATGCGGGAGACCGAGAACGACATCCCCAAGGTCACCGTCCAGAGTGTCGACATCCACACCCGCGAGGAGATCGGCCAGCTCGCCAGGGCCTTCGACGCGGTGCACAACGAAGCAGTCCGGCTCGCGGCCGAGCAGGCGCTGCTCCGGGCGAACGTCAACGCGATGTTCGTCAACCTCTCCCGCCGCAGCCAGACCCTCGTGGAACGGCAGCTGGGCCTGATCGACCGGCTGGAGCGCGACGAGCAGGACCCGGATCAGCTCGCGAACCTGTTCGAACTGGACCACCTCGCCACCCGTATGCGGCGCAACAGCGAGAACCTGCTGGTCCTCGCGGGTACGGAGACCACCCGACGGATGGCTCGGCCGGTTCCGGTCACCGACATCCTCGGTGCGGCGGTCTCCGAGGTCGAGCAGTACGCCCGGGTCACGGTCTCGGCCACGCCGGAACTGATGGTGCAGGGTCGTGCGGTCAACGACCTCGTCCACCTCATCGCCGAGCTGCTCGACAACGCGACCGCGCTGTCGGACCCGCAGACCAAGGTCACGGTGCGTACCGCGCACAGCCGCAAGAACGAGCTGATCATCGAGATCACCGACCGAGGCGTCGGCATGGCCGACGACGAGCTCGCCGAGGTCAACGAACGGCTGGCCAACCCGCCGAGGGTCGACGTCGGCGTGTCCCGCCGCATGGGCCTGTACGTGGTCGCGCAGCTGGCCAAGCGCCACGAGATCCGCGTCCGGCTGCGCAGCGAATACCTCGAGGGCGGCATCATCGCCCTGGTCGTCGTGCCGTCGAACCTGGTGGTGCGGCCGACGTCACTGCGCAGCAGCGGCCACACCGGCACACAGGCACTGGCGGCCCCGAGGGAGAACCTCGCGCTGCCGACCGTGGTCGACGACCACACCGGGGGCGACTCCGGGGCGGGCTCACTGCCCGCGCTGCCGTCGGTGGCGCCGGAGCCCGGGCCGATGGAGCCGTTCGGCGAGCAACTGCCGAGCGACCCGGCGTTGAGCGACATCGCCAAGTCCGACTCGACGGACTATTTCGGCTTCTACGGCGAATCGGCGGAGTCCGAACTGCGCGGCGGTTACCGGAATCCGGCGGAGGAGGAGCAGCCGCAGTCGGGCGGGCCCGGCGGCCGACCTGCTCCCGAGGACACGGCCTACTTCACGGCCGCCGAGATGGACGACGCCCAGGAACCCGACGAGGACGAGTGGGAGGCCCAGTTCCCGCAGCAGGACCACCCGCAGGCCGAGGCCGCCGCGTCGCACGACGACGGCAGACAGGGCGCCGTGTCACGGGCACCGGTCGCGGACGAGCGGTCCTCGGGGGCGGCGAAGGCGCAGACCGACTTCGACGCGCCGACGGAGCGACTGCCCATCTACGAGGCCGTCCTCTCCCAGTGGTTCCAGGCAGGCGACGGTGCCGCCCCGCAGGAGCAGCCCAACGGCTCCGCTGCCTCGGCGAGACAGAAGAACACCGCGCCGAAGGATCCGGCGGCCAGGAACACGCCGGCGGCTCCGCAGCGCAACGGGGTTCCGCCGACGCAGCAGCAGGCGCCGCAGCGGCGCGAGGCAGCCGCTCCGCCGCCCGCCGCCCGCAGGCGTCCGCCGCAGGCGCAGCCCGACGCGACCCAGCGGCCTGTGCCGCCCGCCGCGGGGCGCACGCCGTCGGCCGCCGACGCGACACCTGGTGCGGCGCCGACGCGGCGCCAGCCGGTGCGGTCCGAACGGCCTACGTCGACCGCGACGCCGTCGGAGGGCCAGGGTTGGCATTCCGCAGGAGACGACGGTTGGGAGGCAGCCAAGACGGTGCTCGCTCAGACTCCGGAAGGCGTGACGCAGGCAGGCTTGCCAAAACGTGTGCCGAAGGCCAAGTTGATGCCCGGCTCGGTCGCGCCGCAGACTAAGACGCAGCGGCAGGCCGCACCCGAGCAGTCGGATGCGCCTCCCCGGTCGGCAGAGATGATTCGAGGCAAGATGTCGAACTTCCAACAAGGACTGCGGAAGGGCAGGCACCACAGGGTTGACGCCCTGGCCGCGCCCGGTAGTTCCACAGATCCATCCCATCAGTCCGCTAGCCGCCACGACGAGGAGCAGGAGTGA
- a CDS encoding ABC transporter ATP-binding protein → MTTMLQVTDLGHTYGGDAGYTAIDDLSFTVNTGELVCIVGPSGCGKSTLLRSVSGLHRPSRGTVRLQDDAVTGVPEDLAVVFQDYSRSLFPWLTVAGNVEFPLRSRGIPAAQRKERAAEALEAVGLTKAAAKYPRQLSGGMQQRVAIARALACRPALLLMDEPFASVDAQTRAELEDLLLKVQREQDTTVLLVTHDIDESVYLAHRVLVLSTAPASVVADLPVDLPAERDQITTKEDPRFIELRGEVARLLRRPEDPASAGTAAPSDSAGAEDGADALGQEAVAAAKP, encoded by the coding sequence ATGACGACGATGTTGCAGGTGACCGATCTCGGTCACACCTACGGAGGCGACGCGGGCTACACGGCCATCGACGACCTCTCCTTCACGGTGAACACCGGCGAACTGGTCTGCATCGTCGGCCCCTCCGGATGCGGCAAGTCGACGCTGCTGCGTTCGGTGTCCGGCCTGCACCGGCCCAGTCGCGGAACGGTACGGCTGCAGGACGACGCGGTCACCGGCGTGCCGGAGGACCTCGCCGTCGTGTTCCAGGACTACAGCCGGTCGCTGTTTCCCTGGCTGACGGTGGCGGGCAACGTGGAGTTCCCGCTGCGCAGCCGGGGAATCCCCGCGGCACAGCGCAAGGAGCGCGCCGCCGAGGCGTTGGAAGCCGTCGGGCTCACGAAGGCAGCGGCGAAGTACCCTCGGCAGCTCTCCGGCGGCATGCAGCAGCGCGTCGCCATCGCCAGGGCGTTGGCGTGCAGGCCTGCGTTGCTGCTGATGGACGAGCCCTTCGCCTCGGTGGACGCCCAGACCAGGGCGGAGCTGGAGGACCTGCTGCTCAAGGTCCAGCGCGAACAGGACACCACGGTACTGCTGGTCACCCACGACATCGACGAGAGCGTGTACCTGGCCCATCGGGTCCTGGTGCTGTCCACCGCGCCCGCGTCGGTGGTCGCGGACCTCCCGGTGGACCTTCCCGCCGAACGGGATCAGATCACCACCAAGGAGGATCCGCGCTTCATCGAACTGCGCGGCGAGGTGGCGCGGCTGCTGCGCCGTCCGGAGGACCCGGCCTCGGCCGGGACGGCGGCGCCCTCGGACTCGGCGGGCGCCGAGGACGGGGCCGACGCGCTCGGCCAGGAGGCCGTGGCCGCGGCGAAACCCTGA
- a CDS encoding roadblock/LC7 domain-containing protein: MTASAQQPGSFGWLITDFVRRVPGVAHAVVVSADGLLLAGSHGLPRDRAEQLSAVASGLISLTQGAARVFEAGDVAQTVVEMERGFLFLMSISDGSCLSVLAAPNCDIGLVAYEMTLLVERVGQQLTPELRAQLQGVTRR; encoded by the coding sequence GTGACCGCGTCCGCCCAGCAACCAGGTTCCTTCGGTTGGTTGATCACTGACTTCGTTCGTCGCGTACCTGGTGTCGCGCACGCCGTCGTCGTCTCCGCAGACGGCCTGCTCCTCGCCGGGTCCCACGGACTTCCTCGGGATCGTGCGGAGCAGCTCTCTGCCGTCGCCTCCGGGTTGATCAGCCTCACCCAGGGTGCCGCCCGCGTCTTCGAGGCAGGCGACGTCGCGCAGACGGTCGTGGAGATGGAACGGGGATTCCTGTTCCTGATGTCCATCAGCGACGGTTCCTGCCTGTCCGTCCTGGCCGCCCCGAACTGTGACATCGGCCTCGTCGCGTACGAGATGACCTTGTTGGTCGAGCGCGTCGGCCAGCAGCTCACGCCGGAGCTACGTGCTCAGCTACAGGGTGTGACTCGCCGGTGA
- a CDS encoding DUF742 domain-containing protein gives MTSGPGFGDGRAGEWAGQLDFDGFYGRGRDGQSDPDADYLMGGADRALFGGPGADLLGTSMSGDFDDFSSTPVQEVEQSWPEYEPDEESSRDPLVETGSLVRPYARTGGRTRPDYDLPIEALISTSDRGRERNSMSLAEHRSICGLCIETRSVAEIAAHLRLPLGVVRVLIGDMASLGLVLVHNSGLVMGDGPSLAFLERVLSGLRRL, from the coding sequence ATGACCTCTGGACCTGGTTTCGGCGACGGCCGTGCTGGTGAGTGGGCAGGCCAGCTCGACTTCGACGGCTTCTACGGTCGAGGACGGGACGGCCAGAGCGACCCGGACGCCGACTACCTGATGGGCGGCGCCGATCGGGCGCTGTTCGGCGGCCCGGGCGCGGATCTGCTCGGGACGAGCATGTCGGGCGACTTCGACGACTTCTCCTCGACGCCGGTGCAGGAGGTCGAGCAGAGCTGGCCCGAATACGAGCCGGACGAGGAGAGCAGCCGGGACCCGCTGGTGGAGACCGGTTCGCTTGTCCGTCCCTATGCCAGGACAGGCGGCCGAACCCGGCCGGATTATGATCTCCCCATCGAGGCGTTGATCTCCACGAGTGACCGTGGTCGAGAGCGGAACTCGATGTCGCTGGCCGAACACCGTTCCATCTGCGGTCTGTGCATCGAGACTCGTTCTGTCGCCGAGATCGCGGCGCATCTGCGTCTTCCTCTCGGCGTGGTTCGTGTGCTGATCGGCGACATGGCCAGTCTCGGCTTGGTTCTCGTCCACAACAGCGGTCTTGTGATGGGGGACGGGCCGTCACTCGCGTTCCTGGAAAGGGTGCTCAGTGGGCTTCGCAGGCTCTGA
- a CDS encoding ABC transporter permease, whose amino-acid sequence MTRSVLALKGFAQRWVVFVGLILVWEVAARLGESVFFPPPSEIGATAVGLWFSGPANQLFLSDTVLGDIVPSVVRMLSAWLIAGVIGVSLGLVLGRSRTAMDYVGPLFSFARAIPSPALVPVFLALFSIGTPMQMATIIFGVVWPVLLNAVDGAQAVDKTKVETAKSFRIPYWQWMGMVVLPSAGPKIFAGLRVALSLSLVLMVISELVGAINGIGYQLIAAQRLFRFDETWAWIVLLGVLGYVFNTVLLAVERRVLGWQQAQGAGTSLARTGG is encoded by the coding sequence GTGACCAGGTCAGTGCTCGCCCTCAAGGGCTTCGCCCAACGCTGGGTCGTCTTCGTCGGACTCATCCTGGTGTGGGAGGTCGCCGCTCGCCTCGGCGAGAGCGTCTTCTTCCCGCCGCCGTCGGAGATCGGCGCGACGGCCGTCGGTCTCTGGTTCTCCGGGCCCGCGAACCAGCTCTTCCTCAGCGACACCGTGCTCGGCGACATCGTGCCCAGCGTGGTGCGGATGCTCAGTGCCTGGTTGATCGCGGGCGTCATCGGCGTGTCGCTCGGTCTGGTGCTCGGGCGGTCGCGCACGGCGATGGACTACGTCGGTCCGCTGTTCTCCTTCGCCCGTGCGATCCCCTCGCCCGCGCTGGTGCCGGTGTTCCTGGCGCTGTTCTCCATCGGCACGCCGATGCAGATGGCGACGATCATCTTCGGCGTCGTCTGGCCCGTGCTGCTCAACGCGGTCGACGGAGCGCAGGCGGTGGACAAGACCAAGGTCGAGACGGCCAAGTCCTTCCGCATCCCCTACTGGCAGTGGATGGGCATGGTCGTCCTGCCCTCGGCAGGCCCCAAGATCTTCGCAGGCCTGCGGGTCGCGTTGTCGCTGTCGCTGGTGTTGATGGTCATCTCGGAGCTGGTCGGGGCCATCAACGGCATCGGCTATCAGCTGATCGCCGCGCAACGGCTCTTCCGTTTCGACGAGACCTGGGCGTGGATCGTCCTGCTCGGGGTGCTCGGCTACGTCTTCAACACGGTTCTCCTCGCGGTGGAACGCCGCGTACTGGGGTGGCAGCAGGCGCAGGGCGCAGGCACGAGCCTGGCCAGGACAGGAGGGTGA